DNA from Pontibacter deserti:
TCTTTACCGCAGCGCTTGGTGTTTCAGGTTAAGTTTCAGCAGGTGATGTGGGTCTGGCTATTAGTAAGTGTTTTACTTATTATTTCCCGTGATGAGATATCGGCCAATACATTTATACTTCTGTTACCCGCTATTGCTTATTTTGGGGAATACCTGTTTACCATACAGGTTAAGAAATGGATATTAAGTGTGAGCTTCGTGTTGTTGCTTATTGGCACATTACTGATCCGTTACCGCGACCTATTGGGCATCAGCACATTGCTTCAATTATCAGATTCTCAACTTATTTCTGGTGCAGATTTACCTAATAGCCCCAGAAATGAAACAGTGTTAGTATTAGGAGATGATACCCGATATTACCTACAGAATAAACCTGCCACACCTTACCTGAACTGGGAACTGGCTCAAGGCCATTTTGGTAGGCTAAATGAATATGAAGCTGTTTTTAAGATATACCAGAACTTTAAAACAGAGAAACCGGCTTATATCATAGATAAAGCTGGCCTCATGAAGGAATTAAAGTACAAGCTTCCTGAAGCTTTCGGTAACTATAAGCCTACCGGAGAGCAGTATACTTACCAGTTAAAACAATAATTGCCGACTAGCAGTCGGCAATCTTGTTAACTCTTTTTTGGTGGCGGCCACCTTCAAACTCTGTAGTTAAAAATACTTTTACCATTTCCTCGGCATCCTTCTCTGATACAAATCGGGCTGGTATACAAAGCACATTCGCATCATTATGCTCTCTGGAGAGTTTTGCAAGCTCGGGTAACCAGCAAAGGGCCGCTCTTATCTGAGGGTATTTATTAGCAGTCATGGCTACTCCGTTTCCGCTTCCACAGATAAGCACACCAAAGTCTGCTTCTTTTTTTACTACTGCTTTTGCCAAGGGGTGCACATGGTCCGGGTAATCAACCGACTCCTCTGAACCTGGACCGAAATCCTGCACTTCATGCCCCAGATCAATCAGTAGCTTTATCAAGGCTTTTTTGTATGTATAACCGGCATGGTCGCCGCCAATTGCTATGTTGTAACTCATCAGATCGTATTATTTTGATTAAGTTTCTTTAGGTCACTTTTCCGGATGTACCGGGATACCATTATACTAGCTTCGTATAGCAACATCAATGGAGCTGATATAAGCAGTTGACTTATCACATCCGGAGGTGTAATGATTGCACCAACAACTAATATTACGATAACTGCGTGTCTGCGGTATAGCTTCATCACTTCCGGAGAAAGTAAGCCTGCCTTTGTAAAGAAGTATACTATCACAGGCATCTGAAACATGAAGGCACAGGAAAGGCACAGTGTGGTTAGCGTTGATATGTAAGAGTTCAGGTCGAACTCGTTAACTATAGAAGGATCTACCTGATAACCTGCCAAAAAGTTAATTGACATTGGAGATACCACATAGTACCCAAACAACAAACCAAGTATAAACAGCAACGACACGAAAAACACTGCTCCTCTGGAGCTCTTCCGTTCCTGATCATACAAGCCCGGACTCACGAAGCGCCATATTTCCCAGAATGCATAAGGAAACGCACATGCTAGCCCCAGCACCACCGATACCAGCATGTGCATTGAGAATTGCCCGCTCATTTGCCGGCTTTGTATCGTAAACCCAAGTTTATCAATACAAAAAGCTTCTAAACCTAATGCATTGCCCAAGTCGCACATTACCCTGTAGCTAAGGAAATCTGTGCGGGCAGGGGCTAGTATTATGTCATGAAAAACAAAGCTCTTAGCTAAAAAAGCAATAACTGAAAATATAAAGATAGAGGCGACCGCTCGTATAAGATGCCATCTCAACTCTTCGAGATGGTCCACAAAGGACATCTCTTTCGGTTCCTCATCCAGGTATTTTTGATCCATTAATTAGAATCCCGTAATTAATAAGCAAACAGTGGGTACTGCTGCATCCAAGTGTTAATTTCAGTGCGTACAGTTGTGATCTTAGAATCATTATCATGGTTCATTAACACATCATCAATCAACTCTACAATACGCGCCATATCATTCTCTTTTAGGCCACGTGTAGTGATAGCTGCTGTACCAACACGCATACCTGATGTTACGAACGGAGACTTGTCATCGAACGGCACCATGTTCTTGTTGATCGTAATATCAGCTTTAACCAATGTGTTCTCTGCTAACTTTCCTGTTAAGCCCTTAGAACGCAGGTCGATCAGCATCATATGGTTATCTGTACCACCAGAAATGATATTATAGCCACGCTCCACAAAAGCCTTCGCCATAGCCTGTGCATTTTGCTGCACCTGCTTCACATAACCGAAGTAGTCATCAGATAGTGCCTCGAAATAGGCAACAGCTTTAGCCGCAATTACATGCTCCAAAGGTCCGCCTTGCGTTCCCGGGAAAACCGCGCCATCCAGTACCGATGACATCATTCGGGTTTCGCCTTTTGGTGTTTTCAGACCAAACGGGTTTTCGAAGTCTTTCCCCATCATGATCATACCACCACGCGGACCACGTAAGGTTTTATGTGTAGTAGTAGTAACAATATGGCAATGCTCAAATGGGTTGTTCAACAATCCTTTCGCGATCAGACCAGAAGGGTGCGAAATATCTGCCATCAATAAAGCGCCTACTTCATCGGCTGCCGCACGAAGCTTTTTATAATCCCAGTCACGGCTGTAAGCAGAAGCACCGCAGATAATTAATTTAGGACGCTCACGTCTTGCAGTCTCTACTACTTTGTCAAAGTCAATTAAACCGGTTTCCTGCTCCACCCCATAAAAAGATGGCTTATATAATTTACCTGAGAAGTTAACTGGTGAACCATGGGTAAGGTGCCCACCGTGAGAAAGGTCAAAACCTAAAATCTTATCGCCTGGCTGAAGCACTGCCAGCATAACTGCCGCATTTGCCTGTGCACCAGAATGTGGTTGTACGTTTACCCACTCCGCGCCAAATAATTCTTTTGCTCTGTCAATGGCTAATTGCTCTGCCTGATCTACTATTTCGCAACCACCATAATAGCGTTTGCCCGGTAAGCCTTCGGCATATTTATTAGTCATTTCACTGCCCATAGCGCGCATTACCTGCTCCGAAACAAAATTTTCAGAGGCAATTAGTTCTATGCCATGCATTTGGCGGGCTTTTTCTTTGGCAATAAGGTCAA
Protein-coding regions in this window:
- the rpiB gene encoding ribose 5-phosphate isomerase B, translating into MSYNIAIGGDHAGYTYKKALIKLLIDLGHEVQDFGPGSEESVDYPDHVHPLAKAVVKKEADFGVLICGSGNGVAMTANKYPQIRAALCWLPELAKLSREHNDANVLCIPARFVSEKDAEEMVKVFLTTEFEGGRHQKRVNKIADC
- the glyA gene encoding serine hydroxymethyltransferase, which translates into the protein MIIIPPNTMQKDTAIFDLIAKEKARQMHGIELIASENFVSEQVMRAMGSEMTNKYAEGLPGKRYYGGCEIVDQAEQLAIDRAKELFGAEWVNVQPHSGAQANAAVMLAVLQPGDKILGFDLSHGGHLTHGSPVNFSGKLYKPSFYGVEQETGLIDFDKVVETARRERPKLIICGASAYSRDWDYKKLRAAADEVGALLMADISHPSGLIAKGLLNNPFEHCHIVTTTTHKTLRGPRGGMIMMGKDFENPFGLKTPKGETRMMSSVLDGAVFPGTQGGPLEHVIAAKAVAYFEALSDDYFGYVKQVQQNAQAMAKAFVERGYNIISGGTDNHMMLIDLRSKGLTGKLAENTLVKADITINKNMVPFDDKSPFVTSGMRVGTAAITTRGLKENDMARIVELIDDVLMNHDNDSKITTVRTEINTWMQQYPLFAY
- the tatC gene encoding twin-arginine translocase subunit TatC, whose product is MDQKYLDEEPKEMSFVDHLEELRWHLIRAVASIFIFSVIAFLAKSFVFHDIILAPARTDFLSYRVMCDLGNALGLEAFCIDKLGFTIQSRQMSGQFSMHMLVSVVLGLACAFPYAFWEIWRFVSPGLYDQERKSSRGAVFFVSLLFILGLLFGYYVVSPMSINFLAGYQVDPSIVNEFDLNSYISTLTTLCLSCAFMFQMPVIVYFFTKAGLLSPEVMKLYRRHAVIVILVVGAIITPPDVISQLLISAPLMLLYEASIMVSRYIRKSDLKKLNQNNTI